Proteins encoded together in one Acholeplasma hippikon window:
- a CDS encoding carbohydrate ABC transporter permease: protein MKRKLKTKYLISSFFKYTVMIIAVLIVIVPLIPIILGSFKNGFEFQSSGVFELPRDFTLQNYVTAFTDGNMLLGFFNTVLILVISLIVSILTGAMVAYVLHRFRFKGHSKVKALFLIAALLPSITNNIATFQIVSRLGIFNTRFVGILLFSGTDIISVYIMLQFLDNISTSLDESAMMDGASYFTIFFKIILPLLMPAAITVGIIKGVAIYNDFITPYLFMPSSELAMISTALFNFKGPFAAQWEVISAGIVITALPILIVFLISQKWIYNGLVLGSVKE, encoded by the coding sequence ATGAAAAGAAAACTAAAAACAAAATATTTAATTTCAAGTTTCTTTAAATACACTGTGATGATTATTGCAGTCTTAATTGTTATTGTTCCTTTGATTCCAATTATTTTAGGATCATTTAAAAATGGATTTGAATTTCAATCTTCTGGTGTATTTGAGTTACCTAGAGACTTTACACTACAAAATTATGTTACCGCATTTACCGATGGGAATATGTTGTTGGGATTCTTTAATACCGTGCTTATTTTAGTGATATCACTAATTGTATCTATCCTAACTGGGGCAATGGTAGCTTATGTTCTCCACCGATTTAGATTTAAAGGACATAGTAAGGTTAAAGCACTGTTTTTAATTGCAGCACTTTTACCGTCAATTACAAATAATATCGCAACATTTCAAATCGTATCACGCTTAGGTATATTTAATACAAGATTTGTAGGGATTTTATTATTTAGTGGAACAGATATTATATCAGTCTATATCATGCTTCAATTTTTAGATAATATATCAACATCACTTGATGAATCAGCAATGATGGATGGGGCAAGTTATTTTACGATTTTCTTTAAAATCATACTCCCACTTTTAATGCCAGCAGCAATTACTGTAGGCATTATTAAAGGGGTTGCAATATACAATGACTTTATTACACCTTATCTATTTATGCCATCAAGTGAATTAGCAATGATTTCAACCGCATTATTTAATTTCAAGGGGCCATTTGCAGCGCAATGGGAAGTTATTAGTGCAGGCATTGTCATTACCGCATTGCCAATCTTAATTGTATTCTTGATTTCTCAAAAGTGGATATACAATGGATTGGTTTTAGGATCAGTAAAAGAATAA
- a CDS encoding ABC transporter substrate-binding protein gives MKKLFVMLCFIFALFVLVACGEEPKIITFLTNRTDLRNTILKEAAQAFESKYEDKGYKIRIETITDYENVVSTRISGKNYGDVLLIPQTVENKDLDKYFVSLGKTDEMTTNGWKGINTKAFQGHVYGLPVGLQASGMLINLDVFEKANVDPATLTTPEAFLNAMVTINNYGKQNIPDFKAAFYTHTATGWGLTQWAAGITTAAGNKDYMNLVLPWDKKAFYNSTTNEAGTIGKMYELLFNLITSNVVESSPTTDAWEESKVWFAQGKIGAMAVGSWAIVQFEEAAESYQAGKSKDVGYMPYPFTGSDGKLYVSISADYTIGVAKNSKNKSLAELFAKFFVEEFNFAEKTGNIPPKADATYPEKIQAFQDSGAILVEETPAPLQYEGALSLAEKNAASSITDEKRIAIWDSVWILDFATTAFDVRDNKQNKTAKELLEAIQQKWNNGVAEVEKAYGQKP, from the coding sequence ATGAAAAAATTGTTTGTCATGTTATGTTTCATATTTGCACTATTTGTCTTAGTTGCTTGTGGTGAAGAACCTAAGATAATTACGTTTTTAACAAATAGAACGGATTTAAGAAATACCATTTTAAAAGAAGCAGCACAAGCTTTTGAATCTAAATATGAAGATAAAGGGTATAAGATCAGAATAGAAACAATTACAGATTATGAAAACGTCGTTTCAACAAGAATAAGTGGAAAAAATTACGGCGATGTACTTTTAATTCCACAAACCGTTGAAAACAAAGATTTAGATAAATACTTTGTTTCATTGGGGAAAACGGATGAAATGACAACAAATGGTTGGAAAGGAATTAATACAAAAGCTTTTCAAGGTCATGTTTATGGACTACCTGTTGGATTACAAGCATCAGGTATGTTAATTAACTTAGATGTATTTGAAAAAGCAAATGTAGATCCTGCAACCTTAACAACACCAGAAGCATTCTTAAATGCAATGGTAACAATTAATAACTATGGAAAACAAAATATACCTGACTTTAAAGCAGCATTTTATACACATACAGCAACAGGTTGGGGTTTAACACAATGGGCTGCAGGTATTACAACTGCAGCTGGAAATAAAGATTATATGAATTTAGTATTACCATGGGATAAAAAAGCATTTTATAATTCAACAACAAATGAAGCAGGAACGATTGGTAAAATGTATGAATTACTCTTTAACTTAATTACAAGCAATGTGGTTGAGTCAAGTCCAACAACTGATGCTTGGGAAGAAAGTAAGGTGTGGTTTGCACAAGGTAAGATTGGCGCAATGGCTGTAGGTAGCTGGGCAATTGTTCAGTTTGAAGAAGCAGCTGAAAGTTACCAAGCGGGTAAAAGTAAAGATGTAGGCTACATGCCTTATCCATTTACAGGTAGTGATGGAAAATTATATGTATCTATTTCAGCAGATTACACCATTGGTGTAGCTAAAAATAGTAAGAATAAATCCCTTGCAGAGTTATTTGCTAAGTTCTTCGTAGAAGAATTTAATTTTGCTGAAAAAACTGGCAATATTCCACCTAAAGCAGATGCAACTTATCCAGAGAAAATTCAAGCATTCCAGGATAGTGGTGCAATCTTAGTGGAAGAAACACCAGCACCACTTCAATATGAAGGGGCATTAAGCTTAGCAGAAAAAAATGCAGCTAGCAGTATCACAGATGAAAAAAGAATTGCCATTTGGGATTCAGTTTGGATTCTAGATTTTGCAACTACTGCATTTGATGTAAGAGATAATAAACAAAATAAAACAGCTAAAGAATTATTAGAAGCAATACAACAAAAATGGAATAATGGCGTAGCTGAAGTCGAAAAGGCATACGGACAAAAACCATAA
- a CDS encoding carbohydrate ABC transporter permease, translated as MNYKKQKRVIIILFLSVPLLLLLTFTYLPTALVAYFSTLSWSGTDDAVFIGLENYQAIILSQDIFKPLLNSLYYFGGAIIQMIIALFLATILSFKLKFKNLFKGMLFFPYLINGIAVGLIFTFFFKENGVLNEILSWFGKNETTDWLRVNILNNTLLAGVSVWKYMGFNLVMFIGAIQSISSEIYEAAEIDGANRFQIFKHIIYPSIKNIILLNLILSIKGAISVYELPYIMTGGQWDTSTFVIKTIQLGINGRFLQIGLASAMSFVLFGIIIIVTLVQQFLFREKENDMKLS; from the coding sequence ATGAATTATAAAAAACAAAAAAGAGTAATCATCATACTATTTTTAAGTGTACCGTTACTGTTACTCTTAACCTTTACTTATCTTCCAACAGCACTGGTGGCATACTTTTCAACATTAAGCTGGTCTGGTACGGATGATGCAGTATTTATTGGTTTAGAAAATTATCAAGCAATTATCTTAAGTCAAGATATATTTAAACCACTTTTAAATAGTTTGTATTATTTTGGTGGAGCCATTATACAGATGATTATCGCACTGTTTCTAGCTACGATTTTATCTTTTAAATTAAAATTCAAAAATTTGTTTAAAGGGATGTTGTTTTTTCCTTACTTAATTAACGGGATTGCCGTAGGTTTAATTTTTACATTTTTCTTTAAAGAAAATGGTGTATTAAATGAAATTTTAAGTTGGTTTGGAAAAAATGAGACAACGGATTGGCTAAGAGTAAATATCTTAAACAATACGTTACTTGCAGGGGTTTCTGTTTGGAAGTATATGGGGTTTAACTTAGTGATGTTTATTGGAGCGATTCAATCAATATCTAGTGAGATTTATGAAGCAGCAGAAATTGATGGAGCCAATAGATTTCAAATCTTTAAACATATCATCTATCCATCAATAAAAAATATTATTTTATTAAATTTAATTCTATCCATTAAAGGGGCAATTAGTGTCTACGAACTACCTTATATTATGACAGGTGGACAATGGGATACTTCAACCTTTGTTATTAAGACAATACAATTAGGTATTAATGGTAGATTCCTACAAATTGGTTTAGCATCAGCTATGTCATTTGTGTTATTTGGAATCATTATCATTGTGACATTAGTACAGCAGTTCTTATTTAGAGAAAAAGAAAACGATATGAAGTTAAGTTAG
- a CDS encoding LacI family DNA-binding transcriptional regulator, producing the protein MNSTVKMSDIAKALNVSTVTVSKALSDKEGVGEELRQKIKDKAQEMGYKISSVSKAMRTGRQNNIGILIAQRFLEEDSYYWSLYQNLLVELSKKGYFGILEIVDAKHEKEMITPRVILENKVDAIIVVGQLKRSYLKHIFTESGEKIMFLDFYDLEIPVSSVIADNYNGGYALTRYLIKQGHQDIVYLGDIQATTSIMDRGMGYFKAMLDYRLNLRTEWYINDRNEEGFLIEPELPKVMPTAFVCNSDLAARKLHKVLLEKGYRVPEDVSLVGFDNFPNDHYQIGITTMEVGRDKLAKSAIKVIDNILNGSNTLEKINLVVKLVEKQSVKAR; encoded by the coding sequence ATGAATTCAACTGTGAAAATGAGCGATATCGCAAAAGCATTAAACGTAAGCACTGTAACGGTGTCAAAGGCACTTTCAGATAAAGAAGGTGTTGGAGAAGAACTTAGACAAAAGATTAAAGATAAGGCCCAAGAAATGGGATATAAGATTTCATCTGTGTCTAAAGCAATGCGTACAGGCAGACAAAACAACATTGGTATTTTAATCGCGCAAAGATTCTTAGAAGAAGACTCATATTATTGGAGTTTATATCAAAATCTTTTAGTTGAATTAAGTAAGAAAGGATACTTTGGTATTCTAGAAATTGTTGATGCAAAACATGAAAAAGAAATGATTACACCACGTGTGATTTTAGAAAATAAAGTGGATGCGATTATTGTTGTAGGTCAATTAAAAAGAAGCTATCTAAAACATATCTTTACAGAATCAGGAGAAAAGATTATGTTCTTGGATTTCTATGATTTAGAAATCCCAGTAAGTAGTGTGATTGCTGATAACTACAATGGTGGATATGCATTAACAAGATACTTAATTAAACAAGGACATCAAGATATAGTTTACTTAGGAGATATACAAGCAACCACATCTATTATGGACCGTGGTATGGGATACTTTAAAGCAATGTTAGATTATAGACTTAACTTAAGAACAGAATGGTATATTAATGACCGTAATGAAGAAGGATTCTTAATTGAACCTGAATTACCTAAAGTGATGCCAACTGCCTTTGTATGTAATTCTGACTTAGCAGCTAGAAAACTTCATAAAGTTTTACTAGAAAAAGGCTATAGAGTACCAGAAGATGTCTCTTTAGTTGGATTTGATAACTTCCCAAATGATCATTATCAAATAGGTATTACCACAATGGAAGTAGGTAGAGATAAGTTAGCGAAATCTGCCATCAAAGTGATTGATAATATTTTAAATGGATCAAACACATTAGAAAAAATAAACCTAGTCGTTAAATTAGTGGAGAAACAGTCAGTAAAAGCTAGATAA
- a CDS encoding DUF4886 domain-containing protein yields MKKFLAVLLLFVGALVLIACDKPDDGDKTPTVVATGIMLSDTEGQGSASDPFVFTLKEGETISSTITVAPTNVTRNLMFTLVKKVGDTFQPLASGDIAGIELTSENGNQKLSFKALKAGTHYLTIGQDSVLVYVMITVTSDNVEPEPDPDVDFTKTLKVLAIGNSFSQDGMSYLYQIAKSYGVEEVILGNLVIGGAELSQHANNAASNSNAYLYQKNTSGSWVDQSGKSLLYGLEDEDWDIITVQQASGKSGRPEYYDPHLDNLLTYIETHKTNEKARIYWHLTWAYQQNSTHAEFPFYESKQSVMYDAIINTYNQKVKVHTEIKGIIPSGTAVQNVRTSFIGDNMTHDGYHLNSSVGRYTASLTWFKAITKLSIDNITYRPSGVSDEQALAIKEGVNNAIVKPLEITLSTYTEDGGELNLSLHTLLTLNWQLGYYVSTDSYNIYTNASNTKYFTTHDYILSKENLPVGSVLMIEDGYHYRVNYFKAIEGPTTGNVRSDNLTAPVVVIDEAWWGDFNYVAFNVAHRGSSTDITNTFQTVASKMKIYAAPNATLPPRPHIDMPLTFVSGYWNDNATQITNNGGSFDKGFAASNVLSKASLEMYEKVTIATGYKVRVVFFEYDGYGGYKVLYRTANVQGTIMLDELFWEDYLYMGFNISSEPSTDISGMLAELPSKIVFGEKELIDHEDKPLGFELGFYELEATSKTLEDTYATTNIVTRQYLSSMLTMTVLEGYEVKAVFFTYDGAGTYKAVHKSEALTGEVLLNNNFWGAQAFVAFEITKVEPADLTAELETLISKVVFSDQPLVEHEDKPLTFISGYWADNATKVTNAGGSFDLGFAASNVFSRSYIEAYSQIIIESGYQVRAIFLTYDGFGGYKVVLRSSNIQGTITLDNAFLGNYEYFAFNIASVPSSDLSGQLETLPSKLTFVEKVNEEGINYNFVSGYWADAATNITNTGTSFDLGFAATTNPMHKDKFADITSFVVAQGFQVRVVYFTPQNGGWKVLYRTANFTGEIFMDDTFWGTYEYVGFNISSVPSSNLSSVLDTLASKITFMEGEIIPHVDEALTYVSGYWNDGGTAVTNNGGSFDLGFAASNVLSKAYLMNYTHIYIPSTHQARIVFLSYDNRGTYTVLLRTDNTNGLIKIDESFFKNYQYVALTVSSLPSTDLSTKLEDLALIIELQVNEQTPEAIDFSLGYWSAGNSRLDTTSSNHVSFIGSNVLTKDFVGVETTLTIEEGYQVRIIFFTVDHNIAKVALRTDNYTGTVLLTEELWGSYNYIGFNISKVGTPNISTEIELTATKITLTKAS; encoded by the coding sequence ATGAAGAAGTTTTTAGCAGTGCTTTTATTGTTTGTGGGTGCGCTTGTTCTCATTGCTTGTGATAAACCTGACGATGGTGATAAAACACCTACGGTTGTCGCAACGGGTATCATGTTAAGTGATACAGAAGGTCAAGGTAGTGCATCAGATCCGTTTGTATTTACCCTTAAAGAAGGGGAAACTATTTCATCAACAATTACGGTAGCACCAACGAATGTCACACGAAACTTGATGTTCACACTTGTTAAAAAAGTAGGGGATACTTTCCAACCACTAGCTAGTGGAGATATTGCTGGAATCGAATTAACAAGTGAAAATGGCAATCAAAAATTAAGTTTTAAAGCACTTAAAGCAGGAACACATTACTTAACTATCGGACAAGATAGTGTTTTAGTTTATGTAATGATTACTGTAACAAGTGATAATGTGGAACCAGAACCTGATCCGGATGTTGATTTTACTAAGACACTTAAAGTATTGGCAATTGGTAATAGTTTTAGCCAAGATGGTATGAGTTACTTATATCAAATTGCTAAATCATATGGTGTTGAAGAAGTTATTTTGGGTAACTTAGTTATTGGTGGAGCAGAATTAAGTCAACACGCAAATAATGCAGCAAGTAATTCAAATGCTTATTTATACCAAAAAAATACAAGTGGTTCTTGGGTCGATCAAAGTGGTAAATCTTTATTATATGGTTTAGAGGATGAAGATTGGGATATTATCACTGTGCAACAAGCAAGTGGTAAGAGTGGTCGTCCAGAATATTATGATCCACATCTAGATAATTTATTAACATATATTGAAACACATAAGACAAATGAAAAGGCTAGAATTTATTGGCACTTAACATGGGCTTATCAACAAAACTCAACACATGCTGAATTCCCATTCTATGAGTCTAAACAATCTGTGATGTATGATGCAATTATAAATACCTATAATCAAAAGGTTAAAGTACATACAGAAATTAAAGGTATTATCCCTTCAGGTACAGCTGTACAAAACGTACGTACAAGCTTTATTGGAGATAATATGACACATGATGGTTATCACTTAAATAGTAGTGTTGGACGTTATACAGCATCATTAACTTGGTTTAAAGCAATTACTAAATTATCAATTGATAATATTACTTACCGTCCATCGGGTGTATCTGATGAACAAGCTTTAGCAATCAAGGAAGGTGTAAATAACGCAATTGTTAAACCATTAGAAATTACATTATCTACATATACTGAAGATGGTGGGGAATTAAACTTAAGTTTACATACGTTATTAACATTAAATTGGCAATTAGGTTATTATGTATCAACAGATTCATATAATATTTATACCAATGCTTCAAATACGAAGTACTTTACGACACATGATTACATCTTAAGTAAAGAAAACTTACCGGTAGGTAGTGTTTTAATGATTGAAGATGGATATCATTATCGTGTTAACTACTTTAAAGCAATCGAAGGACCAACAACAGGAAATGTTCGATCAGATAACTTAACAGCACCAGTTGTTGTAATTGATGAAGCATGGTGGGGGGATTTTAATTATGTAGCATTTAACGTGGCACATAGAGGTAGCTCAACTGATATTACAAATACTTTCCAAACTGTCGCTTCAAAGATGAAAATTTATGCAGCGCCAAATGCCACATTACCTCCTCGTCCGCATATTGATATGCCATTAACATTTGTTTCAGGTTATTGGAATGATAATGCAACGCAAATAACTAATAATGGTGGTTCATTTGATAAAGGATTTGCAGCATCTAACGTATTAAGTAAAGCTTCACTAGAAATGTATGAAAAAGTAACAATCGCAACTGGTTACAAAGTAAGAGTTGTATTCTTTGAATATGATGGATATGGCGGTTATAAAGTACTCTATCGCACAGCTAACGTTCAAGGTACAATCATGTTGGATGAATTATTCTGGGAAGACTATTTATACATGGGATTCAATATTTCATCAGAACCTTCAACAGATATTTCAGGTATGTTAGCAGAATTACCATCTAAAATTGTCTTTGGTGAAAAAGAATTAATTGATCATGAGGATAAACCATTAGGATTTGAATTAGGTTTCTATGAATTAGAAGCAACATCTAAAACACTAGAAGACACATATGCAACAACAAATATTGTGACACGTCAATACTTATCAAGTATGTTAACAATGACAGTTCTTGAAGGTTATGAAGTTAAAGCAGTCTTCTTTACTTATGATGGTGCTGGAACTTATAAAGCAGTACATAAGTCAGAAGCATTAACAGGAGAAGTGTTATTAAATAATAATTTCTGGGGTGCACAAGCCTTTGTAGCATTTGAAATTACAAAAGTTGAGCCAGCTGATTTAACAGCTGAACTAGAAACATTAATAAGTAAAGTAGTATTTAGTGACCAACCATTAGTAGAACATGAAGATAAACCTTTAACATTTATTTCTGGTTACTGGGCAGATAATGCAACAAAAGTAACAAATGCGGGTGGTTCATTTGATTTAGGTTTTGCAGCTTCTAATGTATTTAGTAGATCATATATTGAAGCATATAGCCAAATCATTATTGAATCAGGTTATCAAGTGAGAGCAATCTTCTTAACTTATGATGGATTTGGTGGTTATAAAGTTGTTTTAAGATCTAGTAATATTCAAGGTACAATTACACTTGATAATGCATTCTTAGGCAATTATGAATATTTCGCATTTAATATTGCATCTGTTCCATCATCTGATTTATCAGGTCAATTAGAAACATTGCCATCAAAATTAACATTTGTAGAGAAAGTTAATGAAGAAGGTATTAACTACAACTTCGTATCTGGTTATTGGGCAGATGCGGCAACAAATATTACAAATACAGGAACATCATTTGATTTAGGATTTGCTGCAACAACAAACCCGATGCATAAAGATAAATTTGCGGACATTACATCATTTGTTGTAGCGCAAGGATTCCAAGTTAGAGTAGTTTATTTCACACCTCAAAATGGTGGTTGGAAAGTGCTATATAGAACAGCAAACTTTACAGGTGAAATCTTTATGGATGATACTTTCTGGGGTACATATGAATATGTAGGATTTAATATTTCTTCAGTACCATCATCTAATCTTTCATCAGTATTAGATACATTAGCATCTAAAATCACATTCATGGAAGGTGAAATTATTCCTCACGTTGATGAAGCACTGACATATGTATCAGGTTATTGGAATGATGGCGGAACAGCAGTTACGAATAATGGTGGTTCATTTGATTTAGGATTTGCTGCATCAAATGTCTTAAGTAAAGCTTATTTAATGAACTACACACATATTTATATTCCATCAACACATCAAGCGCGTATTGTTTTCTTATCTTATGATAACCGTGGTACATACACAGTTTTATTAAGAACTGATAATACGAACGGATTGATTAAAATTGATGAATCATTCTTCAAAAATTATCAATATGTAGCACTCACTGTTTCATCTTTACCATCAACAGATTTATCAACTAAATTAGAAGATTTAGCATTAATTATTGAATTACAAGTTAATGAACAAACACCAGAAGCGATTGACTTTAGTTTAGGTTATTGGAGTGCTGGTAACTCAAGATTAGATACAACTTCTTCAAATCATGTAAGTTTTATTGGATCAAATGTTTTAACAAAAGACTTTGTAGGTGTAGAAACAACACTAACAATTGAAGAAGGCTACCAAGTAAGAATTATATTCTTTACAGTAGATCATAATATTGCGAAAGTTGCCTTACGTACAGATAACTATACAGGAACAGTTTTATTAACTGAAGAATTATGGGGAAGTTATAATTATATCGGATTTAACATCTCTAAAGTTGGTACACCAAATATTAGTACAGAAATTGAGTTAACTGCAACTAAAATTACACTTACTAAAGCATCATAA
- a CDS encoding AGE family epimerase/isomerase, whose amino-acid sequence MQKNEIFKILIEEIYPFWNHLYDERGGFFGDVKNDGTIQINASKGALLQLRILWFYSRLYQVYPKDEVKTYAKHAYDFVSKYLITNKGTIWEVGSDFKVTDDTIHIYYQAFTVYALTTYYESFKDKEALKKALNTFKIMESMRDENGYKEQLNDENRLADLGFKADRTMNSILHIIEAYTQLYKVSKDKKVYEALIFNLRLVVEKIFNKDEGRLEVFFDEKLTSLVDYHSYGHDIEASWLLDLTQAFIKDKKLKDDLKLVTKQLAKVTLNEGFDGNFLITEKVLGHQSETYVWWPQAEAVIGFDRAYEETYQDCFKVARDKILENIFVYFKDKKIKEWYWELTKDFKPVLSRPLVSNWKCPYHNGRMLIELLKEI is encoded by the coding sequence ATGCAGAAAAATGAAATATTTAAAATCTTAATAGAAGAAATATATCCTTTTTGGAATCATCTATACGATGAACGTGGAGGCTTTTTTGGAGATGTCAAAAATGATGGAACCATTCAGATTAATGCTTCTAAAGGTGCATTACTTCAACTAAGGATATTATGGTTTTACAGTAGGTTATACCAAGTCTATCCGAAAGATGAAGTAAAAACATATGCCAAACACGCATATGATTTTGTGAGTAAGTATTTAATAACAAATAAAGGAACGATTTGGGAAGTTGGATCAGACTTTAAAGTAACTGATGATACAATTCATATATATTACCAAGCATTTACGGTTTACGCGTTAACAACTTATTATGAATCATTTAAAGATAAAGAGGCATTAAAAAAAGCTTTAAATACTTTTAAGATTATGGAATCGATGCGTGATGAAAATGGCTATAAAGAGCAATTAAACGATGAGAATCGTTTAGCAGACTTAGGTTTTAAAGCTGATAGAACAATGAATTCTATACTACATATTATTGAAGCTTATACGCAACTTTATAAGGTGAGTAAAGATAAGAAAGTATATGAGGCTTTAATTTTTAATTTAAGATTAGTTGTAGAAAAAATCTTTAATAAAGATGAAGGAAGACTTGAGGTGTTCTTTGATGAAAAGTTAACATCTTTAGTGGATTATCATTCTTACGGACATGATATTGAAGCCAGTTGGTTACTTGATTTAACACAAGCATTTATTAAAGATAAAAAGTTAAAAGATGATTTAAAACTTGTGACTAAACAACTTGCCAAAGTTACGTTAAATGAAGGGTTTGATGGAAACTTTTTAATAACTGAAAAAGTATTAGGACATCAAAGTGAGACCTATGTTTGGTGGCCACAAGCTGAAGCAGTTATTGGATTTGATAGAGCATATGAGGAAACTTATCAAGATTGCTTTAAAGTTGCAAGAGATAAAATTTTAGAAAATATATTCGTGTATTTTAAAGATAAAAAAATAAAAGAATGGTATTGGGAATTAACAAAAGATTTTAAACCAGTTTTAAGTAGACCACTGGTTTCTAATTGGAAATGTCCTTATCATAATGGCAGAATGTTAATTGAACTACTAAAGGAGATTTAA
- a CDS encoding glycoside hydrolase family 130 protein → MNIKNFPWEDRKENDTSPVWRYSKNPIIGRYPVKNIARIFNSAVLPYHDGFVGIFRAEQHDGVPFLHVGYSKDAIHWDFEESKIKVYDDNNQLVEYRYMYDPRLVEIEGTYYAIFCTDNHGATLGLVSTKDFKTFKKIPDPFLPFNRNGVLFPRKINGKYIMMSRPSDSGHTPFGDIFLSESKDLMYWGNHRWLMGKNHLWWQNIKIGGGSIPIETKEGWLIFYHGVTGTANGFVYSMGAAILDLEDPSIVKYRCNNYLLTPSEPYEEMGFVPNVIFPCSALFDEKTGRIAIYYGAADSYIGLAFTKLDIVTDYIKTHAEK, encoded by the coding sequence ATGAATATAAAAAACTTTCCATGGGAAGATAGAAAAGAAAATGATACATCGCCAGTATGGCGATATAGTAAAAATCCAATCATTGGTAGATATCCAGTTAAAAATATTGCAAGAATTTTTAACAGTGCAGTATTACCATATCATGATGGATTTGTAGGTATTTTTAGAGCTGAGCAACATGATGGGGTACCATTCTTACATGTGGGATATTCTAAAGATGCGATTCATTGGGATTTTGAAGAGTCAAAAATTAAAGTATATGATGATAATAATCAATTAGTTGAATACAGATATATGTATGACCCTAGATTAGTAGAAATAGAAGGGACATATTATGCAATTTTCTGTACAGATAATCATGGGGCAACCTTAGGGTTAGTTTCTACAAAAGATTTTAAAACATTTAAGAAAATACCTGATCCATTCTTACCGTTTAATCGAAATGGCGTTTTATTCCCTAGAAAGATTAATGGTAAATATATTATGATGTCTCGTCCATCAGATTCTGGACATACACCATTTGGAGATATTTTCTTAAGTGAATCAAAAGATTTAATGTATTGGGGAAACCATAGATGGTTAATGGGGAAAAATCATCTTTGGTGGCAAAACATTAAAATTGGTGGTGGCAGTATACCAATTGAAACAAAAGAGGGATGGTTAATTTTCTATCATGGTGTTACAGGTACTGCAAACGGATTTGTTTACAGTATGGGGGCTGCTATTTTAGATTTAGAAGATCCAAGCATTGTTAAATATAGATGTAATAACTATTTACTTACACCAAGTGAACCATATGAAGAAATGGGATTTGTTCCTAATGTCATTTTCCCATGTTCAGCATTGTTTGATGAAAAAACAGGAAGAATCGCAATCTATTATGGTGCAGCAGACAGTTATATCGGACTAGCCTTCACAAAGCTAGATATCGTCACTGACTATATCAAGACCCATGCAGAAAAATGA